The Paenibacillus sp. FSL H7-0357 nucleotide sequence TCGACTGCTCGATTCTGTCCACGGTGGAGGAAACTGGTGTAATCTCGATTTTCACCGGGTTCACCAGTAGTGTTTTAATCAAATTCGAAATTTCTGTCGGCATCGTAGCCGAGAAGAATAATGTTTGTTTTTTGCTTGGCATTTTGGCGATAATCCGCTTCACGTCATGAATGAAGCCCATGTCCAGCATGCGGTCCGCTTCATCCAGTACAAGAATCTGCACATACTGCAGGTCAACATGCTTCTGGGTAATCAGGTCGATGAGCCGGCCTGGCGTGGCAATCAGGATATCCGCACCCTGGCTTAATGCCCGCTCCTGAGCTTTTTGCGATACACCGCCAACAATAGCTGTTGAACGGATACTGGTGAATTTGCTGTAAGCCTGGATATTTTCCGAGATTTGCAGTGCAAGCTCTCTTGTCGGTGTGAGAATCAGCGAACGAATCCGGCGTCTGCCGCCGGTTGCAGAAGGCTGCTGGCTTAGCAGCTGAATAATCGGCAAGGAAAAAGCGGCTGTTTTGCCTGTTCCGGTCTGTGCGCAGCCGAGAACGTCTCTGCCGGCCAAAGCCGCGGGAATGGACTCCTCCTGAATGGGGGTGGGTGATGTATAATTTTCTTGGCTTAACGCCTTGAGGATCGCTGGGATCAAATTCAAATCATTAAAAGTCATGTTGTCTCCTTAATTTTAAATACATATATTATCAATCAGGTAACTGCTGTACCTTGTTTGCAGCGTCTCCACATAGCGCTCATCAAAGTCATAACACATAATGATAACACAAATTGAACAATAAGAGAAACATCAGCAGAAATTTTTTGTTAGTCCTAGTGTACCACCATCCATTCCTTTCACGCCTTTTATTCCATCAGCAAAGCAGGGTTGTTCAGATTTGGTTTAGATTGCTGGTGTACAGTAATCATGCAAATCACAAATGACGCAAAGGAGCGCTTTGAATTATGGGTAAAAAAAGAACAGCAAATCCATCATTATGCACATTCCCCAACTGTTCAGCGAGACATTATGCAAAGGGCTATTGCAAGAAGCACTATAGCAATGAATGGTATAAAAACCGCGCCGCCGCCAAACTCAGCCAGACTTTGCTCGAAGAACGCACTCCGTAGGAACCATCGTAAACACTGTAGTTATAACAAAATAACCACTTTCTCATCTCACTTACCCACTACCCTCAACTCCAAGTATCATCCTAAACGCATAAAATAACAGAACATAAAAAAGCGGAGGATCGCTCCTCCGCGTCTTGACCTGCTTATAAATAAATACTAATCTACAATTTCAGCTGTGTCGCCGTTGTTGGCACCTGCAGCATTGGCTTCGTCGGTGTCGATATGCATATCAAGCGCAAAATTGTCCGATACGCGGGCAAGAACATTTTCCAGTACCAAGCCGCGTTCGCCGCCCAGACGTACTTTTAGAAGCTGCTTGTCGGCGATGCCCCAAGCTTCTGCTTCAGAAGTGTGGAAGTGAATGTGACGTGCAGCAATAATTACGCCAGTCTCCAGTTCTACTTCACCGGCTGGTCCCTTAAGGGTAATGCCCGGTGTGCCTTCGATATGTCCGGATTCACGGACAGGTGCTTTCACGCCGAGGCTGAAAGAATCTGTGCGGGAAATCTCCAGCTGTGATGCCGGACGGACAGGTCCTAGAATTCTTACTTTGTCGAATTTACCTTTGGTGCCGATTACTGCTACTTGCTCGTTAGCTGCGAATTGTCCGGTTTGGGAGAGCGGTTTGAACTCAGTCAGTTGATAACCTGCGCCAAACAACGCTTCCACATGCTCTTGCGTAAGGTGAATATGTCTAGCCGACACACCTACGGGTACAGTCTTGCTCATTGTAAAGTCACTCCTTGTATTTTCTCTAGTATCTGTACAAGCCACTGAACATTATACCTCTTATTACCCAAAAATAAAAAGACCCTCTGCACAATGAGAGTCCTTTTTTCGACATTTTGAGCTTTCGAAGCTGGATTGTCACGATTTTGTCATGATCTGTTACTTTATGGTATTTTATGGTCATTTAATTTTGACGGCAAATGCAGGCTTAAAAAACTCCAAGCATTTTCGTACAGCCACCCCTTCACTTGATCCTCCGGATAGTAGCGGAGCAGCAGCTCAGCAAACTCGGCGTATTTTCCAGGATGCTCCAGTCCATCTACCCAGGCATCAATCCCGTCAAAATCGGAACCAAACATCAGCTGCCTTGTGCCCCCCAGGCTGCAGACATGATCGATATGCCTTAGAAGATCATCCGCTTTGGCGTCGCCTCCATTTTTAACAAACCAAGGAACAAAGGTAAGTCCCATCCGGCCGTCCATGGCAATCAACGCTTTGATCTGTTCATCGCTCAGATTACGCGGATGGCCGCACACAGCTGCGACGTTGGAGTGGGAGGCAATAAACGGACGCTTGCTCCGCTCAGCCAACTCCCAGAAGCCTGCTGGGGCCAAATGAGACACATCCAGCAGCATACCGCTACTGTTACACCACTCGATCAGCTCCCGGCCTTTTTCGGTAAATCCTCCATTCCGCTGTTCGAGTACACCATCTGCAGCCCAGTTCGCATAGTTCCAGGTGACTCCAAGGAAGCGCACCCCGAGATCGAAACACAACTGAGCATAGAATAGATTCCCCTCCAGACCGTCTACGCCTTCCAGAGACAGCAGCCCCCATCTGGGGGGCACTCTAACCAGTTCCACTGCTTCCTCCTTCCAGCGCAGCCACTGAAGGCCTCCTGAGCCTAGTACTTTGCCCTGGAATAGTTCAATTTGTCCCAGCACACTTTCAAAACTAGGTCTTCCCCTAACCGTAGACAGATAAATCGCAAAAACTTGCAGGCCGACGCCACCCGCTGCAAGCCGTTCTGCAGTTACATCAAGCCGGCTGTCCTTGTCGAAATTTAGATGGGGGGAAGCCTGCAGTTTGCTCAGAACATCACAATGGAAATCCGCCACCCGTAGTTGCTCCGCTCTTCCCATGAGATCGCCCTCACTTTCTTACTTGTCATCCAGTTTCCGCGCACATCGCATCCAGCGCTCCTGCTTATAGTTTATGCAGAGGATGACCCGCTCTTCACCTGAACAGCAAAAAACCTGTTTACATAGGTAAACAGGTTCATCCCGTAAGTTCTAACATCCATTAATTATCTAGGCTCTACAATGAGTTTAATCGCCGTCCGATCCTCTCCATCAATCACTATGTCAGTAAAGGCTGGAATGCAGATCAAGTCGACACCGCTTGGCGCGACAAATCCCCGGGCGATGGCAACTGCTTTGACTGCTTGGTTCAGTGCTCCTGCTCCAATAGCTTGTAGCTCGGCCGATCCACGTTCACGAAGAACACCCGCTAGTGCGCCGGCAACGGAATTCGGATTGGATTTAGCTGATACTTTTAATACATCCATAGTAAGTACCTCCCCTGGGAAAATGATGGTGTTCTTCCACTACTGTAGATGTTATTCGCGAGAGAAGAAATAATTCCTTCTTTTTGCGGACTACTCCGGAGAAAATGGTACAAAAGTTACTCTTTTTCGATATAAAAAATATCACACTTTACCCCAAATCAGCGATTATTCCCGAAAAGCCTAATTCCTTGGTGCCCTCATTAACTCATTACCCATTCATCTTCACGCAGCCGAATCTTCTCCAGACGTGTTGCCTTGCCCGTAGCCTCGTCAATCTCTGCGAATAAACCGTGCAACTGCCATTTACCTTCGTCAACCACAAATCTGGCCGGAAGCTGGGTAGTGAACTTATAGAGGACCGCATCCTTTTCCATACCCAAAATTCCTTCTCTTGAACCAACCATGCCGGCATCCGTCAGATAAGCAGTGCCTCCCGGCAGGATAACATCGTCATTGCTCTGCACATGTGTATGGGTTCCTACAACAATGGAAGCATGCCCGTCCATAAAATAGCCCAT carries:
- the pduL gene encoding phosphate propanoyltransferase, producing the protein MSKTVPVGVSARHIHLTQEHVEALFGAGYQLTEFKPLSQTGQFAANEQVAVIGTKGKFDKVRILGPVRPASQLEISRTDSFSLGVKAPVRESGHIEGTPGITLKGPAGEVELETGVIIAARHIHFHTSEAEAWGIADKQLLKVRLGGERGLVLENVLARVSDNFALDMHIDTDEANAAGANNGDTAEIVD
- a CDS encoding dipeptidase, encoding MGRAEQLRVADFHCDVLSKLQASPHLNFDKDSRLDVTAERLAAGGVGLQVFAIYLSTVRGRPSFESVLGQIELFQGKVLGSGGLQWLRWKEEAVELVRVPPRWGLLSLEGVDGLEGNLFYAQLCFDLGVRFLGVTWNYANWAADGVLEQRNGGFTEKGRELIEWCNSSGMLLDVSHLAPAGFWELAERSKRPFIASHSNVAAVCGHPRNLSDEQIKALIAMDGRMGLTFVPWFVKNGGDAKADDLLRHIDHVCSLGGTRQLMFGSDFDGIDAWVDGLEHPGKYAEFAELLLRYYPEDQVKGWLYENAWSFLSLHLPSKLNDHKIP
- a CDS encoding stage V sporulation protein S, producing MDVLKVSAKSNPNSVAGALAGVLRERGSAELQAIGAGALNQAVKAVAIARGFVAPSGVDLICIPAFTDIVIDGEDRTAIKLIVEPR